Within the Thermus thermamylovorans genome, the region ACACATAACTCTTGACACGACCGAGCGGGGAGTAAGGCCGAGGCGAGGGGAGATTGCCGCCGTGCTTCACGAGGGGAAGACCACGCTCAAGTACATCTACCCCGAAGGGGACATGGTGGTCCTCAAACCCCACAACCCCGCCTATCCCACCCTACGCTTGCCCGCCTCGGAGGTGGAGGTCCAGGGAGTGTTTCGCTTCCTCCTGAGGGGAAGGGAGGCCCTCGAGGCGATGCGGCTTCTTTTGAGGTGGAGC harbors:
- a CDS encoding LexA family protein, which encodes HITLDTTERGVRPRRGEIAAVLHEGKTTLKYIYPEGDMVVLKPHNPAYPTLRLPASEVEVQGVFRFLLRGREALEAMRLLLRWSYEH